One Xiphias gladius isolate SHS-SW01 ecotype Sanya breed wild chromosome 13, ASM1685928v1, whole genome shotgun sequence genomic window carries:
- the cfap221 gene encoding cilia- and flagella-associated protein 221, translated as MEVALSAPQILSEPLRKGTPLPLSQLVEESRSRANIPNHLLESKIYAKLKSNGLIQAEPPELHFSGFELAKEYLKILKLVNISSEVVNIHIIPTQTKHFQTTYTKKYRLIPGLAYTLKIGFCPDEWRYFYDCIRVHCKGEENLLIPVHAYPVIDDLHMPPHINLSPVPLGQSVSHAIPLRCSCPIDFEFQVYVIQPHEAFYIHPLTGVIPANGEVKLMVTFSPSQYETSQVTLQLVISQFNTKPYLCTITGSSAPHTALSQLERKLGHGVAVPAEYKGPSPTTQVPPQSKTKYRSTKEPDKAKTLRDQPGLKPAVDVSTPAGVAKMLIKDTNKLSSKALREAMSRGSMVGLQNRQMKEALFIKKVQQNVKGEQANHVGRQVHLGKDPVSEQTRRQILEEREIALHEYMVKRGDVRQEEDFVSGQPKLSSRRVLCEAGQAPEGAPSFQFYSSFQWEVRQRALRLFQQASRKVVIRCRMNRRLACLKKLAVSMRNLPSAQKVEEKNTCDLKISPDKVFPFSFPIFSDEDDPLAHSNLVTVPVDPIDVTVTAHIPFFRLQVPQHYKLMGYQPVSTWEAFNSYIPTTLARPLRTGALDEIGTQPPPTMEPKAEKQQQHEHEEAAVEAKEAVSLSFTAPEALLRPFPANPLRIFNPAPGLQTYKPTPKYLESDLEFHLCPLPRYTVPESSIRTKTLHTQKKFLDRKEVIKGVMTWKNFDSITLNCLSKQPALTSGCALPRSIDYSTDILPLTAPPPLTALPDDLTSLMDNPYEGSEVKLTPEMIRAEFLSGEALVSIGNLTTGTAARHQREIQMEAAQRSEFNQMGKRVMTRLKQLGATNRTPHSPREDCE; from the exons ATGGAGGTGGCTCTCTCTGCCCCGCAGATACTCTCAGAGCCCCTGAGGAAGGGGACTCCTCTGCCTCTGAGccagctggtggaggagagcaggagCAGAGCCAACATCCCAAATCATCTACTGGAATCAA AAATCTATGCCAAACTGAAAAGCAACGGCCTGATCCAAGCAGAGCCCCCAGAGCTTCACTTCAGTGGGTTTGAGCTTGCGAAGGAGTACTTAAAGATTCTG AAACTAGTCAACATCTCATCTGAAGTTGTGAATATTCATATCATTCCCACCCAAACCAAGCACTTCCAAACAACTTACACCaaaaag TATCGACTCATCCCTGGGCTTGCCTACACACTGAAGATTGGATTCTGTCCTGACGAGTGGCGTTACTTCTATGACTGCATTCGGGTTCACTGCAAG GGGGAGGAGAACCTGTTAATTCCAGTTCATGCTTACCCTGTCATCGATGACCTGCACATGCCTCCTCATATCAACCTATCACCCGTACCACTTggacaaag TGTAAGCCATGCTATTCCTCTGAGATGCAGCTGTCCCATTGACTTTGAGTTTCAAGTGTACGTTATTCAGCCCCATGAGGCTTTCTACATCCATCCCCTCACAG GTGTGATACCAGCCAATGGTGAGGTGAAGCTCATGGTGACCTTCAGTCCTTCCCAGTACGAGACTTCTCAGGTCACCCTCCAGCTGGTCATCTCACAATTCAACACCAAACCCTACCTCTGTACCATCACTGGGAGCTCTGCCCCTCACACAGCCCTCAG TCAGCTGGAAAGAAAGTTGGGTCATGGAGTTGCAGTGCCTGCAGAATACAAAGGACCTTCACCTACCACCCAGGTGCCTCCTCAAAGTAAAACCAAATACAGATCAACCAAGGAGCCTGACAAAGCAAAG ACATTGAGAGATCAGCCTGGGCTGAAGCCAGCGGTGGATGTCTCTACCCCTGCAGGGGTTGCAAAGATGCTGATCAAAGACACCAATAAACTCAGCTCTAAAGCCCTGAGGGAAG CCATGTCCCGTGGCAGTATGGTTGGTCTGCAAAACAGGCAGATGAAGGAGGCCCTCTTCATAAAAAAGGTTCAACAAAACGTGAAGGGGGAGCAAGCCAACCACGTCGGCAG GCAAGTTCATCTGGGTAAGGACCCTGTGTCGGAGCAAACCAGGAGGCAGATACTGGAGGAGCGAGAGATTGCGCTACATGAATACATG GTAAAAAGGGGAGATGTGAGGCAAGAGGAAGACTTTGTTTCTGGACAACCTAAACTTTCCTCCAGACGAGTGCTTTGTGAAGCTGGACAG GCCCCAGAGGGAGCCCCATCCTTCCAGTTTTACTCCAGTTTTCAGTGGGAGGTGAGACAAAGAGCCCTCAGACTGTTCCAGCAGGCTTCACGCAAG GTTGTGATCCGATGTCGCATGAACCGGAGACTGGCATGTTTGAAGAAGCTGGCAGTGAGCATGAGGAACCTGCCCTCGGCACAGAAAG TTGAAGAGAAGAACACGTGTGATCTGAAGATCTCACCGGACAAagtctttccattttctttccccATTTTCTCTGATGAAGATGATCCACTG GCTCACAGTAATTTGGTCACAGTGCCTGTGGATCCTATTGATGTGACTGTGACGGCACATATTCCTTTCTTCAGGCTTCAA GTTCCTCAGCACTATAAGCTTATGGGCTACCAGCCTGTGTCAACCTGGGAGGCATTCAACTCTTATATCCCCACTACTTTGGCCAGACCTCTGCGCACTGGAGCTCTG GACGAGATTGGAACCCAACCTCCCCCAACAATGGAGcccaaagcagaaaaacagcagcagcatgaacaTGAAGAAGCAGCTGTGGAAGCAAAGGAGGCTGTTAGTCTCAGCTTCACTGCCCCTGAAGCTCTGCTCAGACCTTTTCCTGCAAACCCACTCAGAATCTTT AATCCAGCTCCGGGCCTACAGACTTACAAACCAACCCCTAAATACCTGGAGAGTGATCTGGAGTTCCACCTCTGCCCTCTACCCAG GTACACAGTCCCTGAGAGCAGCATAAGGACAAAAACTCTGCACACTCAGAAGAAATTTCTGGACCGCAAG GAAGTGATAAAAGGGGTAATGACATGGAAGAATTTTGATTCGATCACCTTGAACTGTCTGTCCAAACAACCTGCTCTCACCAGTGGCTGTGCCCTGCCCAG GTCCATCGACTACAGCACAGATATACTTCCACTCACAGCACCACCTCCTCTCACCGCCCTTCCTGATGATTTGACATCACTAATGGACAATCC GTATGAAGGCTCAGAAGTCAAACTGACTCCAGAAATGATCAGAGCAGAGTTCTTGTCTGGAGAAGCTCTGGTCTCCATTGGCAACCTCACCACAGGAACGGCAGCCAG GCACCAGAGGGAGATTCAGATGGAAGCAGCCCAGAGGTCTGAGTTCAACCAGATGGGAAAGAGAGTGATGACCAGGCTGAAGCAACTTGGAGCCACCAACAGAACTCCTCATTCACCACGAGAGGACTGTGAATAG
- the LOC120798219 gene encoding secretin receptor → MDQGDLFDTMKKVALLGLLVLPQAKSSSGCHPHVNLVKEEEKCMKDVLLFMSHKEAENNISVHCKGMWDDLNCWPPAALGETVSQPCPEFYNSEGTVHRNCTASGWTDLLVPHEDACGYTFNEILHFLGESSDSHLYFSYVKTMYTAGYALSLISLTIAITIFCLFRKLHCTRNYIHIQLFVSFILRAIFIFIRDSLLFTDEELYHCDYYPVVCKVVLMFSNYSILANYSWLLVEGHFLFTLVSRSFFSLRKHLTWYIVLSWGLPLIVIVSWGCAKYFYEDEGCWETRSHEWIWWILRVPVLLTISMNLVFFLGILRILVSKLRMPDAQRNEFSQYKRLIKSTFFLVALFGLHYMLFVFLPVEVSSLVFKIWTFAELALSSTQGFVVAVLYCFMNGEVQHEIQRRWRRWRLTQLLPSRPRQHHGSISQSGSPQTQVSLLPCSPGSPSAGGLPIDTVDM, encoded by the exons ATGGACCAAGGGGACCTGTTtgacacaatgaaaaaagttgCACTACTAGGATTGTTGGTGCTACCACAG GCAAAATCATCGTCGGGTTGTCATCCTCATGTTAATCTcgtgaaagaggaggaaaagtgCATGAAAGATGTGCTACTTTTCATGTCACACAAAGAAGCGG AAAACAACATCAGTGTGCACTGTAAGGGAATGTGGGATGACCTGAACTGCTGGCCACCTGCTGCTCTTGGGGAAACCGTCTCTCAACCATGTCCAGAGTTTTACAATTCAGAAG GGACAGTACATCGCAACTGCACTGCCAGTGGCTGGACAGACCTACTCGTCCCACATGAAGATGCATGCGGCTACACTTTCAATGAGATTCTCCACTTTCTTGGAGAG TCCTCAGATTCCCATCTGTACTTCTCCTACGTGAAGACCATGTACACAGCTGGATACGcgctctctctcatctctctcaccATTGCCATCACCATATTCTGCCTGTTTAG GAAGCTGCACTGTACCAGGAACTACATTCACATCCAGCTGTTCGTCTCCTTCATCCTGAGAgccatcttcatcttcatcagaGACTCTCTGCTATTTACTGATGAAGAGCTCTACCACTGTGACTACTACCCG GTGGTGTGTAAGGTGGTCCTGATGTTTTCCAACTACTCCATCCTGGCAAACTACAGCTGGCTGCTGGTGGAGGGTCACTTCCTCTTCACCCTGGTGAGCCGCTCCTTCTTCTCCCTAAGGAAACACCTCACCTGGTACATCGTCCTGAGCTGGG GTTTACCACTGATTGTTATTGTCTCCTGGGGCTGTGCCAAGTATTTTTACGAAGACGAAGG CTGTTGGGAAACCAGAAGCCATGAATGGATTTGGTGGATACTTCGAGTGCCAGTTCTTCTAACGATATCT ATGAATCTCGTCTTTTTCTTGGGAATTTTGAGAATACTGGTGAGCAAACTGAGAATGCCAGACGCACAGAGGAATGAATTCAGCCAGTATAA GAGGCTGATCAAATCCACCTTTTTTCTCGTGGCTCTGTTTGGTCTGCATTacatgctgtttgttttcttacctGTGGAAGTCAGCAGCTTGGTGTTTAAGATTTGGACCTTTGCAGAGCTGGCTCTGTCATCCACACAG GGTTTTGTGGTCGCTGTCCTTTATTGCTTCATGAACGGAGAG GTGCAGCATGAGAttcagaggaggtggaggaggtggaggctcACTCAGCTCCTGCCCAGTCGGCCCAGGCAGCATCACGGCTCCATCAGCCAAAGTGGGTCTCCTCAGACACAGGTCTCCCTGCTGCCTTGCTCTCCAGGCAGCCCATCAGCCGGTGGACTCCCTATCGATACTGTGGACATGTGA
- the LOC120798222 gene encoding acyl-CoA-binding protein-like isoform X1 — protein sequence MKIQTKRCKETQLPLLTVLTQETTSGFIFLCTSQHRQTAGQVGQALIPICEVHSAAEKESFDKAAQEVKELKQRPDQQEMSALYGLYKQATVGDINIGRPGLLDFTGKGKWDAWEAKKGLSKDEAMAAYVELVEKLKAKYGI from the exons ATGAAGATCCAGACGAAAAGGTGTAAAG agacacagctgCCCTTGCTGACAGTGTTGACTCAAGAAACTACCTCCGgctttattttcctctgcacctcccaacacagacaaactgcagGACAAGTTGGGCAGGCACTGATTCCCATCTGTGAAGTGCATTCAGCAGCAGAAAAG gAATCCTTTGACAAAGCAGCACAGGAGGTAAAGGAACTGAAACAAAGACCAGACCAACAAGAAATGTCTGCACTATATGGTTTATATAAGCAAGCCACGGTTGGTGATATTAACATAG GGCGTCCAGGCTTGCTTGACTTCACGGGAAAAGGAAAATGGGATGCATGGGAAGCAAAGAAAG GGCTTTCCAAAGATGAAGCAATGGCCGCCTATGTTGAGTTGGTGGAGAAGCTGAAGGCAAAATATGGAATCTAG
- the LOC120798222 gene encoding acyl-CoA-binding protein-like isoform X2, with protein MTESFDKAAQEVKELKQRPDQQEMSALYGLYKQATVGDINIGRPGLLDFTGKGKWDAWEAKKGLSKDEAMAAYVELVEKLKAKYGI; from the exons ATGACT gAATCCTTTGACAAAGCAGCACAGGAGGTAAAGGAACTGAAACAAAGACCAGACCAACAAGAAATGTCTGCACTATATGGTTTATATAAGCAAGCCACGGTTGGTGATATTAACATAG GGCGTCCAGGCTTGCTTGACTTCACGGGAAAAGGAAAATGGGATGCATGGGAAGCAAAGAAAG GGCTTTCCAAAGATGAAGCAATGGCCGCCTATGTTGAGTTGGTGGAGAAGCTGAAGGCAAAATATGGAATCTAG